The genomic region tgaatcgttacacccctaatttcaGTGGTCCGGCACGCCTGTTTGCGCTGCAGTCCTTGTACTTGTGTGTGTTAGCTCAGCCGGCATGCAGTTGTCACGGCAACCCGGGTTTTGTTTTGGGGAGGTAAAGCGTGAATCCTGGCGATTGGAGTGACAGCACGatggtcttttcttttttcctccgcAGACTGCAGAACAGCTACACGGCGTCTCAGAGGGCCAATCAGGACTTGGAAGAGAAGCTTCATGCTTTGGTAACCATTTCAGCCCGGAGCAACTCAAAATGGGCCCTCGTTTGTTTGTCTTATGATGTGGCAGCCTTCACTTGAGAAGCATTGTTTGTTGACGTTACTTCAGATGACATTGATTGACTTGGTCTACCCATGTTGTGGCCCTCTCCGTCCGTCTCCGTAGCAACAGCCACCATCGTACTATGCGTAGCTGCCGGTGACCAGAGTTGACAACATTTTGGGTTCCCAATGCAAAAGATGGCAAGTGGGCATGGCAAGCAAAAGGAGCTGAACTGCCAGAGCAGCCCCAGAAATTGTGTCGGCTCTTTGCTACTGTGGCCCCCGACACCTTTTAGAAAACCGACCGAGAAACGCTCTTTCCTCCACATGTCGAAAATTGGTGACAACTACAGTTAACCGAGTGACTCACGGAGGCCCGTTCGTGCCATTCGATACGCTTCTCTCGTACGTGAAAGATGACGAGGGTACGTACGTGAAAGATGAGTGCGCCGCTGCCCAAAGAAAAGCTTGACTTCCTCAGCGGCACCATCAGTTTGGTCGcatgtaggggtgtaaatcgcgggttttgtcacgatacgatattatatcgatacaaagaactacgatacgatatttgccgatatcttaaagcctgctgcgattcattcacgatatatcacgatatagtgctctacgatcgatatatatttttttttaaataaaaaatatagaacgatatcctgatttatagcaattcatacgcaaaatcaacaaggtactgcaatttctttatttagcaaattacaagagtattgtagtatacaaagtgcttactttaacactgaactttgatgtcgtgttttttctttaaatgtgcggcgagatttgtggtccctgaatatttgatcaccgcatggcaggatttacaaactgcacgtgtcttgtccgttgagccatcttttctttggaatccagagtgcttccaaacgaatgacttgaagcctaaaggagagcaaatttcctcgtctttttggacactagccataggaccagcccaggagccgcgtactagttgtcgactcccctttcacgtgcctgctctgctcacaacacaacaacgccgcgcactgctcccggaaagaggaagcaagcaacaatgaactggatttcaaaataaagtcgcgtctaatgtcagaggtaaacacagcgatataaatcaatgtctactaggggtgtaaatcgcgggttttgtcacgatacgatataatatcgatacaaagaactacgatacgatatttgccgatatcttaaagcctgctgggattcattcacgatatattgcgatatagtgctctacgatcgattttttttttttttttttaaataaaaaatacagaacaatatcctgatttataacaattcatacgcaaaatcaacaaggtactgcaaactctttatttaggaaataaattacaagagtattgtagtatacaaattgcttactttaacactgaactttgatgtcgtgttttttctttaaatgtgcggcgagatttgtggtccctgaatatttgatcaccgcatggcaggatttacaaactgcatgtgtcttgtccgttgagccatcttttctttgcaatccaaagtgcttccaaacaaatgacttgaagcctaaaggggagcaaatttcctcgtctttttggacactagccatagcaccagcccaggagccgcgtactagttgtcgactcccctttcacgtgcgtgctctgctcacaacacaacaacgccgggcgcagtgctcccggaaagaggaagcaagcaacaatgaactggatttcaaaataaagtcgcgtctaatgtccgaggtcaaacacggcgatatgaatcgatgtttacctttagcatcaatgccaataaatcgtagagcattatatcgattaatcgatgtgtatcgatgtatcgttacacccctaatgtttacgtttagcatcgatgccaataaatcgtagagcattatatcgattaatcgatgtgtatcgatgaatcgttacacccctagtcgcATGCCAACATTGGGCGCGGGCCAGTTGCGGCGTTGAGCAATATtgctgaagaaaaagaaaagttcgTTACGAAATGTTTCAATGGTAGGCTGTCATTTTCTGAGATGATTGCACTGATTTGACCAATCAAGTTGCAATTTGTGTCAGAAATACGACAATCCTTTTTGCCACCTGCCTTTCACGCTGCTCCGAATGGAATTGTGGTCATCCTCATCAGGCTGCCGTCGGTCAGACCTGGGTCCATGCAGTTGGGTTCATTTTCCTCATCTAAGCCTTCCTTTTCTCTTCCTCATTGTGACCCTGCTCAATGTTTGTAGCTCTCCTCCTTATCCACCCTTCCTCATTTGCAAATGTCTCTCTTGATGGGCCGCTGCCTAACGCGCTGCCCTTGTGTGTCCCGCAGCTGCGGACGCTGGAGCGAGACAAGAAGACGATGGATGGCGAGATGGTGGAGCTCACCAACAAGCTGTTAGAGGCCAAGAACACCATCGACCGTCTAGAGGAGCTCAACGTGAGTGAACCTGTGCGTTTTTGTTCAAAAGTGACTTCGTCCATTTCCAGCTCTGGAATCTGAAGTCGTTCTCAACCATTCTTGAATCCAATCAGCAACCAGCGATACTAATTTAAAAACGCCCCTCCCAAATAGGTGAATGGCTTGATGCCATCACCACCCAGCCAGTTTTGCCCTTCTCTATTTTTGAGGCTTTCGACTATTTGCACGTTTGCTCAGCGTTAGCATGGCAAGGTCACCCACCAAGGTCACCTCAAGCAGCTGgtatctttgtgtgtgtgtttgtgtgcatcagGAACGTTACCGGCTGGACTGCAACCTTGCCGTGCAGCTGCTCAAATGCAACAAGTCACATTTCAGGAACCACAAGTTTGCTGATGTAAGTAATTTGACGTGTCTGCATGAGTAcgcagtggtaccttgacttaggAATTTCACAAGACGCCCACACGCGTTTTGGGTAGGGAATGGGAGCGTGGCCGAGTGTGTGACATTGGGAGCTCCCACTGCAATAGGACCATTTGGAATTCGCCCTATTTCCTTTGTTGGAAGGCAGGTCGCTCGCTGGGTTGTTTAGAACGCTCTCCTTGCCTGTGCAAGGGCAGCGCAGCCTTATTTGCTGCAGTTTTGTCCCACTTTACTGAATCTTGCGCTTCATATGAACTAGAACTCACAGAATGTAGCAAGCAAATTAACTCCAAAAGCTGCAAACTGGGGCACTTGAAAGTCAaggtacatgtgtgtgtgttcgtgcgcGCGCTGTAAGCACGGGGCCTCACCGAGCCAGCTTTGCTGTGGCACAGCTGCCGTGCGAACTTCAGGACATGTTGAAGAAACACATGAAGAGCAGCAGCCTGCCCGAGCCGAGCCTCGGCCCCTGCGGCCAGGACCCGGACACGTTGAGTCTCACACCGTCCGATGTGGTTCCCACTTCGGTGATCGCTCGCGTCCTGGAAAAACCCGAACCGCTGCTCCTCAACTCGGCGCAGTCCAGCAGCCGCGGCTGGCCGACCGCTGAGGACGTCTTTGTGCACGTGGACATGACGGCGGAAGGACCAGGCACCGAAAACGACACTGTGCTCGACGGTTCGTGCCAAAGCGTGCTGGACGCGGGCCAGGAGGCAGGTGCCGCACCCTCTTTCGACAAGCTGAATCCGTACCCACCGCCACCCAACCCGCTTAACCCCGGGCGGAAGGTCATCGAGTTCTCCTCAGATGACAAGGTGAAGATTCCCAAGAACAGTCCGCTTCCCAACTGCACGTACGCCACGCGCCAGGCCATCTCACTCAGCCTGCACAGCGAGCAGCCTTTGGTGCCCCCCAGCCCCGCACCCTCGCGCAGCGAACCGCAGCATCACGGCGCCATCGCTGCCGACACGCCCTCCAGCCAGTCCAGCCCCTTCAGCAGCCCGCCACAGGTCAGTGCACACCAAACATATgtagactaggggtgtaacgattcattgatacacatcgattaatcgatatgatgctctacgatttattggcatcgatgctaaacgtaaacatcgatttatatcgccgtgtttgacctcggacattagacgcgactttattttgaaatccagttcattgttgcttgcttcctctttccgggagcagtggcgcggcggcgtgttgtgttgtgagcagaggaggcacgtgaaaggggagtcgacaactagtacgcggctcctgggctggtgctatggctagtggccaaaaagacgaggaaatttgctcccctttaggcttcaagtcattcgtttggaagcactttggattccaaagaaaagatggctcaacggacaagacacgtgcagtttgtaaatcctgccacgcggtggtcaaatattcagggaccacaaatctcgccgcacatttaaagaaaaaacacgaaatcaaagttcagtgttaaaataagcactttgtatacgacaatactcttgtaatttcctaaataaagagtttgcagtaccttgttgattttgcgtatgaattgttataaatcaggatattgttctatattttttatttaaaaaaaaaaaaatcgatcgtagagcactatatcgtgatatatcgtgaatgaatcgcagcaggctttaagatatcggcaaatatcgtatcatagttctttgtatcgatatatcgtatcgtgacaaaacccgcgatttacacccctaatgtagACCGCAAAAAAAATTTCAGATACAGATACCACTTGGGTTGAATGGAATTGAGACTAAAATCGA from Syngnathus typhle isolate RoL2023-S1 ecotype Sweden linkage group LG8, RoL_Styp_1.0, whole genome shotgun sequence harbors:
- the tjap1 gene encoding tight junction-associated protein 1 isoform X4, with protein sequence MTSAPPSRKPYRKAPPQHREVRHAAAPMPTLAPQTQAPDGSQDLLSDSDRIRILQQQNEDLCRSLSLSAHKLESAEAEFDGSRHYMEAELSRSRDDLDKMSDKFRRLQNSYTASQRANQDLEEKLHALLRTLERDKKTMDGEMVELTNKLLEAKNTIDRLEELNERYRLDCNLAVQLLKCNKSHFRNHKFADLPCELQDMLKKHMKSSSLPEPSLGPCGQDPDTLSLTPSDVVPTSVIARVLEKPEPLLLNSAQSSSRGWPTAEDVFVHVDMTAEGPGTENDTVLDGSCQSVLDAGQEAGAAPSFDKLNPYPPPPNPLNPGRKVIEFSSDDKVKIPKNSPLPNCTYATRQAISLSLHSEQPLVPPSPAPSRSEPQHHGAIAADTPSSQSSPFSSPPQAPSVGASSASSSEDLLANWQRMFVDKMAPSAMVGGGSSRVAYSDGEEGSTASHASSLDTDTDVEPRSYTRGPYGGGQRLLINTDQDGVALGAQRDQDNDAEEPNSLVRDLSVISPRLLDFEPAFAAAVLPRPHRSPKRMGVHHLHRQQQ